GTTCCAGATCTACGCCGACGGAACGCTGCTGTATGACTCCGGCCGCATGACTGGCAAGAGCCAGACCAAGAACGCCAGCGTGTCGGTGAGCGGCAAGAAGCTGCTGCGTCTGGTGGTGACCGACGCTGGTGACGGCCCGACTTCTGACCATGCTGACTGGGTGTCGCCCACCCTGCTGAGCTGCACCGCCACCACGACAGTGTCGGCCCCCGCACCTTCGGTCAGCGCCGTCAGCGTCACGCCGGACGCCGCGACTGTGGCCACCGGCGCCACGGCCCAGCTGCAGGCCAGCGTGTCTGCCAGTGGCGGGGCGAGCACGGCCGTGACCTGGACGACGAGTGCGGCAGGCGTCGCCACCGTGAGCAGCACCGGACTCGTTACCGCTGTGGCGGCCGGCAGTGCGACCATCACCGCCACCAGCGTCGCGGACTCCACCAAGAAGGCCAGCGCGACCATCACGGTGAGCGCGCCAGCGCTCACCGTGGCCCCCGAGCGCTTCCTGAGCGAGCTGCCCTGGACGAGCAGCACCAACGCCTGGGGTCCGGTGGAGCGCGACATGTCCAACGGTGAGGACCTGGCCGGCGATGGCCGCACCCTGACGCTGCAGGGGGTCACCCATGCCAAAGGTCTGGGCGTGCACGCCGGCTCGACGATCGTCTACCCGCTGGACGGCACCTACTCGAGTTTCAAGGCGGACGTCGGTCTGGACGACGAGGTGGGCGCTCAGGGCAACGCCAGCTTCCAGGTGTGGGTTGATGGCACGCTGCGCTTCGACTCCGGCGAGATGACCGGGGACAGCGCCACACAGAAGCCGTTCGTGGATATCCGGGGCGCACGCGAGCTCAAGCTGGTGGTCAATGCTGGCACCACCCCCGACTTCGACCACGCCGACTGGGCGGGTGCCCGCCTGAGCACCGAACTGGCGCCGGCACCCACGCCGACCCTCGCCCCTGCGCCTTCGACTGGAACCACCACCTACAGTGGGCCGTTGGTGATCAGCAAGGGCGGAACCTATAGCGGCAACTGGGAAAGCCCCGACACCGGTCCAGCCGTGAGCATCCAGACGACCGAGCCGGTGATCATCGAGAACGCGAACATCCGCGGCAAGGGCGTCCTGAT
The sequence above is drawn from the Deinococcus malanensis genome and encodes:
- a CDS encoding NPCBM/NEW2 domain-containing protein, whose product is MNTPHLKSLAAAALSLSLTLAACGSTPAPTETPTATPTASSEQAWVSGETGLASQSIAAGTNNLTRVPWTSATNGWGPIEIDRSNGEQAAGDGRTLTLQGKTYTSGFGTNAASSMTFDLGGRCATFTTGMGIDDEVGNAGSVVFQIYADGTLLYDSGRMTGKSQTKNASVSVSGKKLLRLVVTDAGDGPTSDHADWVSPTLLSCTATTTVSAPAPSVSAVSVTPDAATVATGATAQLQASVSASGGASTAVTWTTSAAGVATVSSTGLVTAVAAGSATITATSVADSTKKASATITVSAPALTVAPERFLSELPWTSSTNAWGPVERDMSNGEDLAGDGRTLTLQGVTHAKGLGVHAGSTIVYPLDGTYSSFKADVGLDDEVGAQGNASFQVWVDGTLRFDSGEMTGDSATQKPFVDIRGARELKLVVNAGTTPDFDHADWAGARLSTELAPAPTPTLAPAPSTGTTTYSGPLVISKGGTYSGNWESPDTGPAVSIQTTEPVIIENANIRGKGVL